One window from the genome of Hydractinia symbiolongicarpus strain clone_291-10 chromosome 1, HSymV2.1, whole genome shotgun sequence encodes:
- the LOC130637555 gene encoding protein JTB-like: MVSLAFFSKNGNLMKIFGIIIILALLLLLFKGFSYAVPAISPAGSDYRRSSVNKNLTCRGDFVAKSKCRSCTKLEQELKKDICSATGNIEEIKCKSSTLYLSCPFAVMEEAKKFWIFQACAIGVAILSNILVWWRRQSLDSVTYQRLKRQISDIGV, from the exons aatattTGGAATTATCATTATTCTAgcattgttgttattgttgttcaaAGGCTTTTCGTATGCTGTCCCTGCGATTTCTCCGGCTGGTTCGGATTATCGGAGATCTTCAGTCAACAAAAACTTAACTTGCAGGGGAGACTTTGTCGCAAAATCGAAATGTCGTTCCTGCACAAAGCTAGAACAG GagttaaaaaaagatatttgcTCTGCAACAGGAAATATTGAAGAAATAAAATGCAAATCATCTACACTCTATCTCAG CTGTCCTTTTGCTGTTATGGAAGAAGCAAAAAAGTTTTGGATTTTTCAG GCTTGTGCGATTGGTGTTGCAATCCTTTCAAATATTCTTGTGTGGTGGAGGCGTCAATCTCTTGACTCGGTCACATACCAGAGACTAAAACGGCAAATCTCTGATATTGGTGTGTAA